In Xanthomonas theicola, a single genomic region encodes these proteins:
- a CDS encoding autotransporter assembly complex protein TamA, producing the protein MRSIPHLVILLSLLSLAGLAEASGTIQKVQIQGLDEDHDAAMIENIQVSLSLYESIGKVQGESRLEYLLSQAERQTRRALEPFGYYTPTIAVDAPRNDDKINVVVHVDKGEPVRVRDFQVAITGPAEDDRYLGQDLKNFRPKKDQIFDQTVYETSKVAITRRLAERGYFDADFTQRKVEVTRADHAADIDLSWDSGRRYNMGAVRFHQDYFNQTLFDPLVYWEQGSYYHEGKLDRLRESLVKLDYFSAVDIQSKPEEADADGNVPVDVNLTRAKRSIYTSGLSYGSESGAGVRLSMDRRYVNTRGHKFSTQLYFAQKRKSLITSYRVPAFRWLDGWYTASLRAYDEQTDYIDLRNLKLTGSRSGEINEHWTAIASLNALRERWRYTTDGALYQYSTLVYPQIEADYVGVDDRVFPRKGFSGNVGLRAGAQGLGSDASFTQAHMRLNWFQGLGDNSRLILRGEAGSTWTNALVAMPPSLRFFAGGDNSIRGYAFREVGPRTAKPDRFALGAKHVLTGSAEYEHYFKGGPWGGAVFVDSGSAFDDTPDWHTGVGVGVRWRSPVGPVRVDIAHGLNDPDSQFQLYLNIGANL; encoded by the coding sequence ATGCGATCTATCCCCCACCTCGTCATCCTTCTGTCCCTGCTGTCGTTGGCCGGCCTCGCCGAGGCCAGCGGCACGATCCAGAAAGTGCAGATCCAGGGCCTGGACGAGGACCACGACGCGGCGATGATCGAGAACATCCAGGTCTCGCTGTCGCTGTACGAGTCGATCGGCAAAGTCCAGGGCGAATCGCGCCTGGAATACCTGCTGAGCCAGGCCGAGCGGCAGACCCGGCGGGCGCTGGAGCCGTTCGGCTACTACACTCCCACCATCGCCGTCGATGCGCCGCGCAACGACGACAAGATCAATGTCGTGGTGCACGTGGACAAGGGCGAGCCGGTCCGGGTGCGCGATTTCCAGGTGGCCATCACCGGTCCGGCCGAAGACGATCGGTATCTGGGCCAGGACCTGAAGAACTTCCGTCCCAAGAAGGACCAGATCTTCGACCAGACCGTGTACGAGACCAGCAAGGTGGCCATCACCCGGCGCCTGGCCGAGCGCGGCTATTTCGATGCCGACTTCACCCAGCGCAAGGTCGAGGTGACCCGCGCCGACCATGCCGCCGACATCGACCTGAGCTGGGACAGCGGCCGCCGCTACAACATGGGTGCGGTCCGCTTCCACCAGGACTATTTCAACCAGACCCTGTTCGACCCGCTGGTGTACTGGGAGCAGGGCAGCTACTACCACGAAGGCAAGCTCGACCGGCTGCGCGAGTCGCTGGTCAAGCTCGACTATTTCAGCGCCGTCGACATCCAGTCCAAACCCGAGGAAGCCGACGCCGACGGCAACGTGCCGGTCGACGTGAACCTGACCCGTGCCAAGCGCAGCATCTACACCAGCGGCTTGAGCTACGGCAGCGAGAGCGGCGCCGGCGTGCGCCTGAGCATGGACCGTCGCTACGTCAACACGCGCGGGCACAAGTTCAGCACCCAGCTGTACTTTGCGCAGAAGCGCAAGAGCCTGATCACCAGCTACCGCGTGCCGGCGTTCCGCTGGCTCGACGGCTGGTACACCGCCTCGCTGCGCGCCTACGACGAGCAGACCGACTACATCGACCTGCGCAACCTCAAGCTCACCGGCAGCCGCAGCGGCGAGATCAACGAGCACTGGACCGCGATCGCCTCGCTCAACGCGCTGCGCGAGCGCTGGCGCTACACCACCGACGGCGCGCTGTACCAGTATTCGACCCTGGTCTATCCGCAGATCGAGGCCGACTACGTGGGCGTGGACGACAGGGTGTTCCCGCGCAAGGGCTTCAGCGGCAACGTCGGCCTGCGCGCCGGCGCGCAGGGGCTGGGATCGGACGCCAGCTTCACCCAGGCGCACATGCGCCTGAACTGGTTCCAGGGCCTGGGCGACAACAGCCGCCTGATCCTGCGCGGCGAAGCCGGCAGCACCTGGACCAACGCGCTGGTGGCGATGCCGCCGAGCCTGCGCTTCTTCGCCGGCGGCGACAACAGCATCCGCGGCTACGCGTTCCGCGAGGTCGGCCCGCGCACCGCCAAGCCGGACCGCTTTGCGCTCGGCGCCAAGCACGTGCTCACCGGCAGCGCCGAATACGAGCATTACTTCAAGGGCGGCCCGTGGGGCGGCGCGGTGTTCGTCGACAGCGGCAGCGCCTTCGACGACACCCCCGACTGGCACACCGGCGTCGGCGTCGGCGTGCGCTGGCGCTCGCCGGTGGGACCGGTGCGGGTGGACATCGCGCATGGCCTGAACGATCCGGATTCGCAGTTCCAGCTCTATCTCAACATCGGAGCCAACCTGTGA
- the pcaC gene encoding 4-carboxymuconolactone decarboxylase — protein MDENERYEAGLQVRKAVLGEAHVARALAARTDFTTEFQDFITRTAWGTVWTRDGLPRHTRSLLTLAMLVALGHDEEFKLHVRAARNNGVTPEEIKEVLLQAAIYCGVTGANQAFALAAPILAEQAAEG, from the coding sequence ATGGACGAGAACGAACGCTACGAAGCCGGGCTGCAGGTCCGCAAGGCCGTGCTCGGCGAGGCGCATGTCGCGCGCGCGCTGGCCGCACGCACCGACTTCACCACCGAGTTCCAGGACTTCATCACCCGCACCGCGTGGGGTACGGTGTGGACCCGCGACGGCCTGCCGCGCCACACCCGTTCGCTGCTGACCCTGGCGATGCTGGTCGCGCTCGGCCACGACGAGGAGTTCAAGCTGCACGTGCGCGCCGCGCGCAACAACGGCGTGACCCCCGAGGAGATCAAGGAGGTGCTGCTGCAGGCCGCCATCTATTGCGGCGTGACCGGGGCCAACCAGGCCTTCGCCCTGGCCGCGCCGATCCTGGCGGAACAGGCGGCCGAGGGCTGA
- the pcaD gene encoding 3-oxoadipate enol-lactonase yields the protein MPFLDLPTHRVHYRLDGAEGKPWLTFCNSLGADLHMWDEQVQALAPHVRLLRYDRRGHGESGMPAGPYRVDDLGADVLALWEALGVARSHFCGLSIGGLTGQWLGVHAGARLDRLVVSATAQKIGSAERWQARIAQVQAEGLTAPAEATVQRWFTSGFAERHPQRLDIIVAEFVSTAPDGYVACCQAVAAADFRGRLGALAAPLLAIAGEDDPVCAPGELRDIAYAVEDGQYVHVPGRHICNVESAQAFNRHLLGFLQAA from the coding sequence ATGCCCTTCCTCGACCTCCCCACCCACCGCGTGCACTACCGCCTCGACGGCGCCGAGGGCAAGCCGTGGCTGACTTTCTGCAACTCGCTGGGCGCCGACCTGCACATGTGGGACGAGCAGGTCCAGGCGCTGGCGCCGCACGTCCGCCTGCTGCGCTACGACCGCCGCGGGCATGGCGAGTCTGGGATGCCGGCCGGCCCCTACCGGGTGGATGACCTCGGCGCCGACGTGCTGGCGTTGTGGGAGGCGCTCGGCGTGGCGCGCAGCCACTTCTGCGGGCTCTCGATCGGCGGGCTGACCGGGCAGTGGCTGGGCGTGCACGCCGGCGCGCGTCTGGACCGCCTGGTGGTCAGCGCCACCGCGCAGAAGATCGGCAGCGCCGAGCGCTGGCAGGCGCGCATCGCGCAGGTGCAGGCCGAGGGCCTGACCGCGCCGGCCGAGGCGACGGTGCAGCGCTGGTTCACCTCGGGCTTCGCCGAGCGGCACCCGCAGCGGCTGGACATCATCGTCGCCGAGTTCGTCTCCACCGCGCCGGACGGCTACGTGGCGTGCTGCCAGGCCGTGGCCGCGGCCGACTTCCGCGGCCGGCTGGGCGCGCTGGCGGCGCCGCTACTGGCGATCGCCGGCGAGGACGATCCGGTCTGCGCGCCCGGCGAGCTGCGCGACATCGCCTACGCGGTCGAGGACGGGCAGTACGTGCACGTGCCCGGCCGCCACATCTGCAACGTGGAGTCGGCGCAGGCGTTCAACCGCCACCTGCTCGGCTTCCTGCAGGCGGCCTAG
- a CDS encoding 3-carboxy-cis,cis-muconate cycloisomerase: MSSRLSLLDPLFGDAEVDALFEDAARLQAMLDVEAALAQAEAGCGVIPETAVAPIRAACRAERYDLAALGQATALAGNPAIPLVKALTAQVKAADPAAARWVHWGATSQDVIDTGSVLQLRAALDAVQPKLAALCEALRTLAQAERDTGLPGRTLLQQAVPVTFGLKAAGWLDALQRAQRRLQALREDALVLQFGGAAGTLASLQAQGLAVAQALALALRLPLPALPWHAARDRSVEVGSAFALLAGTLGKIATDVVLLMQSEVAEVFEPAGAGKGGSSAMPHKRNPVGCVAAIAAATRVPGLVSTLFAALPQPHERAAGQWHAEWETVPEIVRLCAGSLAQMTSVLQGLELDRPRMRAHLDSHGGLLYAEAVTVTLAATLGKAAAHALVEDASWRALGQGRHLREVLAADARVTDVLDDARLRALFAADSWRGMADTWIDRVLDRA, translated from the coding sequence ATGAGTTCCCGCCTTTCCCTGCTCGATCCGCTGTTCGGCGATGCCGAGGTCGACGCGCTGTTCGAGGATGCCGCGCGGCTGCAGGCGATGCTCGACGTCGAGGCCGCGCTGGCGCAGGCCGAGGCCGGCTGCGGCGTGATCCCCGAGACGGCGGTCGCGCCGATCCGCGCCGCCTGCCGCGCCGAGCGCTACGACCTGGCCGCGCTCGGCCAGGCCACCGCGCTGGCGGGCAACCCGGCGATCCCGCTGGTCAAGGCGCTGACCGCGCAAGTCAAGGCGGCCGATCCGGCGGCCGCGCGCTGGGTGCACTGGGGGGCCACCAGCCAGGACGTGATCGACACCGGCAGCGTGCTGCAGCTGCGCGCCGCGCTGGATGCGGTGCAGCCGAAACTGGCCGCGCTGTGCGAGGCGCTGCGCACGCTCGCGCAGGCCGAGCGCGACACCGGCCTGCCCGGCCGCACCCTGCTGCAGCAGGCGGTGCCGGTGACGTTCGGGCTCAAGGCCGCCGGCTGGCTCGACGCGCTGCAGCGCGCGCAGCGCCGGCTGCAGGCCCTGCGCGAGGACGCGCTGGTGCTGCAGTTCGGCGGCGCCGCCGGCACCCTGGCCTCGCTGCAGGCGCAGGGTCTGGCGGTGGCGCAGGCGCTGGCGCTGGCGCTACGCTTGCCGCTGCCGGCGTTGCCGTGGCACGCCGCGCGCGACCGCAGCGTCGAGGTCGGCAGCGCGTTCGCGCTGCTGGCCGGCACCCTGGGCAAGATCGCCACCGACGTGGTGCTGCTGATGCAGTCCGAGGTCGCCGAGGTGTTCGAGCCGGCCGGCGCCGGCAAGGGCGGCTCCTCGGCGATGCCGCACAAGCGCAACCCGGTGGGCTGCGTGGCCGCCATCGCCGCGGCCACGCGCGTGCCCGGGCTGGTGTCCACGCTGTTCGCCGCGCTGCCGCAGCCGCACGAGCGCGCCGCCGGGCAGTGGCATGCCGAGTGGGAGACGGTGCCGGAGATCGTGCGGCTGTGCGCCGGTAGCCTGGCGCAGATGACGTCGGTGTTGCAGGGTCTGGAACTGGACCGCCCGCGCATGCGCGCCCACCTGGATAGCCACGGCGGGCTACTCTACGCCGAGGCGGTGACGGTCACCCTGGCTGCGACCCTCGGCAAGGCCGCCGCGCATGCGCTGGTGGAGGACGCGTCCTGGCGCGCGCTGGGGCAGGGGCGCCACCTGCGCGAGGTGCTCGCCGCGGACGCGCGCGTGACCGATGTGCTGGACGACGCACGGCTGCGCGCGCTGTTCGCGGCCGACAGCTGGCGCGGCATGGCCGACACCTGGATCGACCGCGTCCTCGACCGCGCCTGA
- the pcaG gene encoding protocatechuate 3,4-dioxygenase subunit alpha — protein MSFHATPSQTVGPYYRLGLEPLYRTEIAPATARGERVQVSGSVFDGAGVPVGDAVLEIWQADAAGIYAHRDDPRHDDHDPAFHGWGRVPTDADGRFAFTTVKPGAVAGPQGRPQTPHLVVLVFMRGLLRAAPTRLYFSDEAGNGDDPILGRVPAERRGTLVAHRTAPGQYAWNVRMQGEAETVFFAY, from the coding sequence ATGAGCTTTCACGCAACCCCTTCGCAGACGGTGGGCCCGTACTACCGCCTGGGCCTGGAGCCGCTGTACCGCACCGAGATCGCGCCGGCCACGGCCCGTGGCGAGCGCGTGCAGGTCAGCGGCAGCGTGTTCGACGGCGCCGGCGTGCCGGTGGGCGACGCGGTGCTGGAGATCTGGCAGGCCGACGCCGCCGGCATCTACGCCCATCGCGACGATCCGCGCCACGACGACCACGATCCGGCCTTCCACGGCTGGGGCCGCGTGCCCACCGACGCGGACGGCCGTTTCGCCTTCACCACGGTCAAGCCGGGCGCGGTGGCCGGTCCCCAGGGCAGGCCGCAGACGCCGCATCTGGTGGTGCTGGTGTTCATGCGTGGACTGCTGCGCGCCGCGCCCACGCGGCTGTACTTCTCCGACGAAGCCGGCAACGGCGACGACCCGATCCTGGGGCGGGTGCCAGCCGAGCGCCGCGGCACGCTGGTGGCCCACCGCACCGCGCCCGGCCAGTACGCCTGGAACGTGCGCATGCAGGGCGAGGCCGAGACCGTGTTCTTCGCCTATTGA
- the pcaH gene encoding protocatechuate 3,4-dioxygenase subunit beta, whose product MSDSTVDPLLGYRRPYPGTQPAFIQPGYASTVRRGPSRDPIAIPATLSEVTGPTLDRITLGEHAADLTAGFPGEPLGERIIVSGRVLDENGRPVRNSVVEVWQCNAAGRYLHAGDQHGAPLDPNFTGTGQVLTDAHGRYRFKTVKPGAYPWRNHYNAWRPAHIHFSLHGDGIGQRLVTQMYFPGDPLLAYDPIYNCVDDDKAKARMVSAFDWENAISEYALAYRFDIVLRGRKQTVWE is encoded by the coding sequence ATGAGCGATTCCACCGTCGACCCGCTGCTCGGCTACCGCCGACCGTACCCGGGCACGCAGCCGGCCTTCATCCAGCCCGGCTATGCCTCGACCGTGCGCCGCGGCCCCAGCCGCGACCCGATCGCGATCCCGGCCACGCTGTCGGAGGTCACCGGCCCCACGCTGGACCGCATCACCCTGGGCGAGCATGCCGCCGACCTCACCGCCGGCTTCCCCGGCGAGCCGCTGGGCGAACGCATCATCGTCTCCGGCCGGGTGCTCGACGAGAACGGCCGCCCGGTGCGCAACAGCGTGGTCGAGGTCTGGCAGTGCAACGCCGCCGGCCGCTACCTGCACGCCGGCGACCAGCACGGCGCGCCGCTGGACCCGAACTTCACCGGCACCGGCCAGGTGCTCACCGACGCGCACGGCCGCTACCGCTTCAAGACCGTCAAGCCCGGCGCCTACCCGTGGCGCAATCACTACAACGCCTGGCGTCCGGCGCACATCCACTTCTCGCTGCACGGCGACGGCATCGGCCAGCGCCTGGTCACGCAGATGTACTTCCCGGGCGATCCGCTGCTGGCCTACGACCCGATCTACAACTGCGTGGACGACGACAAGGCCAAGGCGCGCATGGTGTCGGCGTTCGACTGGGAGAACGCGATCAGCGAATACGCGCTGGCCTACCGCTTCGACATCGTGCTGCGCGGCCGCAAGCAGACCGTCTGGGAGTGA
- the pcaF gene encoding 3-oxoadipyl-CoA thiolase, giving the protein MNDVYLIDGLRTPIGRYGGALAGVRADDLGAVPLKALLARHPGLDPARIEDVSLGCANQAGEDNRNVARMSLLLAGLPFSVPGSTVNRLCGSGLDAVGTVARGIAAGELGLAIAGGVESMSRAPWVMGKAESAFARNQRLEDTTMGWRFVNPRLEAEYGVELMGETAENVAERYGVSRQDQDAFALRSQQRTAAAQAAGFFDGEIVAVDAPGRKRGETVAVARDEHPRADTSAEALARLKPIFRQPGTVTAGNASGLNDGAAALLLASGAQAQALGLTPRARVLGLAAAGVEPAYMGIGPVPATRKLLARLGLGIGDFDAIELNEAFAAQGLACLRELGLPDDAAHVNANGGAIALGHPLGMSGARLALTLLRQLEAGGGRRGLATMCIGVGQGVALAIERV; this is encoded by the coding sequence ATGAACGACGTCTACCTCATCGATGGCCTGCGCACCCCGATCGGCCGCTACGGCGGCGCGCTGGCAGGTGTGCGCGCCGACGACCTTGGCGCGGTGCCGCTGAAGGCGCTGCTGGCGCGTCACCCGGGCCTGGATCCGGCGCGCATCGAGGACGTGTCCCTGGGCTGCGCCAACCAGGCCGGCGAGGACAACCGCAACGTCGCGCGCATGAGCCTGCTGCTGGCGGGCCTGCCCTTCAGCGTGCCCGGCAGCACGGTCAACCGCCTGTGCGGCTCCGGCCTGGATGCGGTCGGCACGGTGGCCCGCGGCATCGCCGCCGGCGAGCTGGGGCTGGCCATCGCCGGCGGGGTGGAGTCGATGTCGCGCGCACCGTGGGTGATGGGCAAGGCCGAGAGCGCGTTCGCGCGCAACCAGCGCCTGGAGGACACCACGATGGGCTGGCGCTTCGTCAATCCGCGGCTGGAGGCCGAGTACGGGGTCGAGCTGATGGGCGAGACCGCCGAGAACGTGGCCGAGCGCTACGGCGTCTCGCGCCAGGACCAGGACGCGTTCGCGCTGCGCAGCCAGCAGCGCACCGCCGCCGCGCAGGCGGCCGGCTTCTTCGACGGCGAGATCGTCGCGGTGGACGCGCCCGGCCGCAAGCGCGGCGAGACCGTCGCGGTCGCGCGCGACGAGCATCCGCGCGCCGACACCAGCGCCGAGGCGCTGGCGCGCCTGAAGCCGATCTTCCGCCAGCCCGGCACCGTCACCGCCGGCAATGCGTCCGGGCTCAACGACGGCGCCGCCGCGCTGCTGCTGGCCTCCGGCGCGCAGGCGCAGGCGCTGGGCCTGACCCCGCGCGCGCGCGTGCTCGGCTTGGCCGCGGCCGGCGTGGAGCCGGCCTACATGGGCATCGGCCCGGTGCCGGCCACGCGCAAGCTGCTGGCCCGGCTCGGGCTGGGCATCGGCGACTTCGACGCGATCGAACTCAACGAGGCCTTCGCCGCGCAGGGGCTGGCCTGCCTGCGCGAGCTCGGGCTGCCCGACGATGCCGCCCACGTCAACGCCAACGGCGGCGCGATCGCGCTCGGCCACCCGCTGGGCATGAGCGGCGCGCGGCTGGCGCTGACGCTGTTGCGCCAGCTGGAGGCCGGCGGCGGCCGCCGCGGCCTGGCGACGATGTGCATCGGCGTCGGCCAGGGCGTGGCGCTGGCGATCGAGCGCGTCTAG